AGACGGAAGAGGAAAGAGAACGAAATGGCAAACAGGAAAATGTCGAAGCCCAAAATACTAAATGCAAAACACTATAAAATAATCCACTCGGCGAAAGCAAACAGAGCAACGACAAGTGAGTGCCTGGGGACTCAGAGCGGGTGGGTTGGGTGAGCAGGGCTCGATGGCTAAATCAGTTAAGAGAACTGTTGGCCGGCCGAGGTCGAGACGCGACTCGTTCATCCGCCCATTTGTCCCAGCCACTGATACGACAATTTCAATGATTCGCAATTCTCtagtgttttgttttgtttttatacccgttacttaaaaaataagtaaaagggtatattatgttcgttggaatgtatgtaagaGGAAAAAGGAGTCATTTCCGACcctacaaagtatatatatattcttgatcagcatcaacagccaagtcgattgagccatgtacgtctatccgtctgtctgtctgtccgtctgtctgtctgtccgtctgtatgaaggATCgtcaaaaggatctcagagcctataagaggtagagtaaccaaatttggcacacagatatCTAtttaccccacgcagatcaagtttgtttcaaatttaagccacgcccacctccgcccccgcaaatcgcgaaaaactaCATCATAAAAaactacataaaaaaaacatcagtTTTGATGTCATTaacgatatatttttaatatctattaTTCCATTAAATAGCATCAAATCGGAGAAGAAGAAAAtcaatacaagtaatttcttttaagttcttttatatattaaaataagtaacgggtatcctatggtcgggaactcgactatagcctttccgactagttgaattttgttttggtttcatGGTTTATTTCGCATTTTCTCTTGCttgtgaaattatttatgcattttgttttgtagctAGCGCTTATTAGTTGCAATTTGCTAGCGGCGAAAGTTGTTCGCCAGCAAGtagttaaacaaatttcataatttatcaCAAAAGAAGTTGATAAAATGGGTAAAAACAaaggcggcggcggtggtggtgcaggtggtggtggtggtggtggcggtggttctgctggcggcggtggcggcggcAATGTAAGCAATATTTGTGTTATGCAACTCGCGTTTTAATTGTGAGTCTAAAATTGTCactataaatttagaaatacaTACTCTATACTATACGAGTAGCACTTGAATATTATGATGAAGGCCCATAATCAAAATTCTTAGAATATTTATTGAGATAtagtaacaaaatttttacttatttggTATAAATGTTGggcaatttaatataaaattaaatttcatttgaattaaaatttttttttaatattatttttaaagaaatatattgaataaattaaaattcacttCTCTCTAAATATAGGCAAAACTAGTGAATATTTGTTGAATATGATTAAATGGTCTTTATTTTAGCAATGTTCagtattaatttaagttaaaaccCAACTCGTTATAAATGCTTGTCCTTATTCTTAATAAGCGTTTCTCATTACTTACTCTTTCACTGAATTGTAATCCTTTCTACGCTTTCTGTCAACAGAAAAAAGGCGGCGGTGCCGGTGGCGCAGGTGGTGGAGGTGGCAAAAACAAAGTacctgctgctgccgctgacAAAGCTGGTGCAAAGAAGGGACAAGACCAAAAGGCAGGCgccggcggcggcggtggcaaAAAAGGAGGCAAAAAATAGCGAACAGGCGACATCAAAGGGCATTAAATTAGAATattagaataaatatatatttgcaacCATATCTTAAGTCGAAAcgatatattatataacacAATAATCacttataattttaactttctagaagaatcttttaatttatgttcgcaaaaattttacaaaaattattgatgCAAACTTGGCATCAGCTTAAGAAAATTGCAACGAAAGTGAAATTGGGATCAGGGCTgacaattatttaagtttttctttcaaaatgttttatatttagcatttaaaatgctcagttaattagtaaaattaatgtacacacatacacttgcaCAAACAAGTGGAATCTTAACAACTTCCCCCTGCCCCGTGCGATTACACAACTGACTACACATGATACTGCATTGGCTCCCTGGTCTTCCACACGGCTGAACGCGATGGCTTTGTGCACTCCTCTGGCCACTTCATTAAGCTGATGAGCTGCTCTGGGTGATGATGCTCTTTATCGGAACCACTCCTGGGACATGCCAAAGAACGAGGCGGCACTCGACTTCGATTTGTTGCTATCATTTTTGCGTGTTGATGGCTTACGCGTTGGAGTCGTCGTTGTCGGCTGCCGAGGTTGGAATAGAGGAGTGGAAGAGATATATGGGTTATTAATTAACTGGTAATTTCAGTGATTAATCTATTAATTTGCGAACGCAGCGAGATTTATGGTTAACAGaaatagcaaaaacaacaacaacaacaagtaaaacaaacattaacTGGCATAATTACAGCTCGATTTATTTACTTCATTCCAAATCGCAACTAATTGCCAAAGCATGCGACTAACGGCGATCAAATAACCAACAAAGTCAGCGGCCGTAAATTAACATCTGCTTTAcgatttcatttcaataatgGCCAATTCATTAATTAGCATTTAAGGCTCTTATGACgaccacacactcacacacacacacacacacacacacacatgcgctTATAAGTGCTTTTGCTGCCCAGTTGCAAGTTTTGGTTTCAGTTTCGTTTGTAGATGCCAAACTTTGGCCAAGCACTTTCAAGTGTTGCACACTGGAAGTTGCAACAGCAtctaattacaatttattttcaaccattttggtttattattattgctaacACAGAAATTAGTATAATGAAAAGGCTGCTTCAGCCGAAAGTCACTTGaagcaattaaacaatttactaACATTAAAAGGTCCTATGATGATTTTCTTCAACACAGTAGGCAGTAGAGAggtatataatacaaatatgtgCACACGATATATAAGCAGGTCACCTGTTGATCCTAATCGGGAacataacaatttcaattgaagcTAATTCGAAATCTAGAAAGCAGTACATatcatcaaattaaatatactacTAATATACTAACattcacatatttattatataaacaaattacatAACATCACATGcctattatttagtttaagtAACTTATATTGGGATCAATTtctaatagaaaataaaaaataatataaaaaaaataataaaacatctataaaattaaattagttacaGAACTTCTTCCCCTCAAGCACAACGAACTGCAAGCATTCATAAAAAAGTTTGCGTTTGTAtgatctaatttcgaattaaaaattttcataaaattgctTACTTATTGCcaaattattgtaaaaaattactaaaagaACAGATTTAAATTGCGCGTTGTTTCAGATTGTGATCAATTACAATTGCAGTCGTGGCTGTGGTTTGTGTATTGGCTATATGACACTGCTTGCGTTAACTGCTTGAAAGCAGTAAAGCTGTTCACAATAaaccaaagttatttaaaattacaaattgtcttcaaatttaaatgaaatacatgCAAAATTCCGACTTTTTCGAACGCATGCAAAATTGTAAAcagaaacataaaataaaatagcaaattCAAATCCTACCGAAAATGAACAAACGATGATATCATTTGAAACAAAACTACAATTCAAAGAGCTCCTatgaaagaaatatattttataagtaaaaaaaaaaaaacattttaaataatatcaaatggAGTTGAGTTATTTGTTTAACCATCTCCCAAGATAATACCAAAGGAGAatgtcattaaaatataa
The genomic region above belongs to Drosophila innubila isolate TH190305 chromosome 3R unlocalized genomic scaffold, UK_Dinn_1.0 2_E_3R, whole genome shotgun sequence and contains:
- the LOC117791366 gene encoding putative glycine-rich cell wall structural protein 1, with translation MGKNKGGGGGGAGGGGGGGGGSAGGGGGGNKKGGGAGGAGGGGGKNKVPAAAADKAGAKKGQDQKAGAGGGGGKKGGKK